In the genome of Monodelphis domestica isolate mMonDom1 chromosome 2, mMonDom1.pri, whole genome shotgun sequence, one region contains:
- the SCARF1 gene encoding scavenger receptor class F member 1 has product MGPWLPPLLLLWLQGVLGELELDPTGRHVCQDGSSPLKSVCCPGWRQEGRECTAPICEGPDACEEEEVCVKPGLCRCKPGFFGAQCSSRCPGQYWGSDCRQNCPCHPNGQCDAVTGECTCNKDHWGGQCQFLCPCGLHGHCNPLTGACRCEPGWWTDSCRKACQCSSYSSGCDQLTGACQCKPGWWGRRCSFRCTCHHSACNQNTGHCICRDGWWGPECQKRCTCQHGHCNPTNGHCVCHPGYQGPLCEQACPAGRYGVQCLDSCGHCRQKEPCSPDTGTCLACEPGWNGTRCNQLCPPGTYGDNCGQLCPQCRQGEACQPASGHCQHCDPGRTGPRCEEPCAPGTFGEACGSVCPPCVEGTCDAVTGDCVCSAGYWGPSCNISCPFGFYGANCSSPCPCPEGPCHPASGTCELGFQGQGALLAGILVPLLLLLLGIVACVSCCCWAAQPDPKDRLARDGATVSRVKLQVRGALSSLGSALPCGSLSNHKLPRVTVSHHDPEIPFNHSFIEPPSAGWASDDSFSSDPDSGEEDEDPAYCVPPQQEEEFQETHQAGRPPSAPDDASAPFAIPRTSSLARAKRPSVSFAEGTKFGPQSSQGSAELASPSRKPKRLSRAAQPPAEGQEAEGLEGPERPQEPPSPAAAQGDLSGGPRRLPPGGRTVAQRVEAIESGGRGSPGPVTTIYMLAGTPGAAAGPVRAVLRRFGSFQKGRAEPKAKGSMPKPPRRALSRDRGTLGPPPAPSPASPRGPEPSHTAGSQGEGPGGPKSPADTAGGAPGDGPHVLAEAEEEPQYENVQPGGPPC; this is encoded by the exons ATGGGGCCCTGGCTGCCGCCGCTGCTGCTACTCTGGCTTCAGGGGGTCCTGGGGGAGCTGGAGCTGGACCCCACGGGGAGGCACGTCTGCCAGGACGGAAG CTCCCCCTTGAAGTCTGTGTGCTGTCCAGGCTGGAGGCAGGAGGGCCGGGAGTGCACGGCCC CCATCTGCGAGGGGCCTGATGCTTGTGAGGAAGAAGAGGTATGTGTGAAACCAGGACTCTGCCGGTGCAAGCCCGGCTTCTTCGGGGCCCAGTGCAGCTCCC GCTGCCCTGGCCAGTACTGGGGCTCTGATTGCCGCCAGAACTGCCCCTGCCATCCCAATGGGCAGTGTGATGCCGTCACGGGCGAGTGCACCTGCAACAAAGACCACTGGGGTGGGCAGTGCCAGTTCCTGTGCCCGTGTGGCCTCCACGGGCACTGTAACCCCCTGACAGGGGCCTGCCGCTGTGAGCCAGGCTGGTGGACAGACTCGTGCCGCAAAGCCTGCCAGTGCAGCTCCTACTCTTCGGGCTGTGACCAGCTGACGGGCGCCTGCCAGTGCAAGCCAGGCTGGTGGGGCAGACGCTGCAGCTTTCGATGCACGTGCCATCACTCTGCCTGCAACCAGAACACGGGCCACTGCATCTGCCGGGATGGCTGGTGGGGGCCCGAGTGCCAGAAACGCTGTACCTGCCAGCACGGCCACTGCAATCCCACCAACGGGCACTGTGTCTGCCACCCGGGCTACCAGGGCCCCCTGTGCGAGCAAGCCTGCCCCGCCGGTCGCTACGGGGTCCAGTGCCTGGACAG CTGTGGTCACTGCAGGCAGAAGGAGCCCTGCTCTCCTGACACAGGGACTTGCCTGGCCTGTGAGCCTGGCTGGAACGGAACCCGCTGCAATCAGCTGTGCCCGCCGGGCACCTATGGGGACAACTGTGGGCAGCTCTGCCCCCAGTGCCGGCAAGGTGAGGCTTGCCAGCCAGCCAGTGGGCACTGCCAGCACTGTGACCCAGGGCGAACAGGGCCCAG GTGTGAGGAGCCCTGTGCCCCCGGCACGTTCGGGGAGGCCTGTGGGTCTGTGTGCCCACCCTGTGTCGAGGGCACGTGTGATGCCGTGACTGGGGACTGTGTCTGCAGCGCAGGCTATTGGGGCCCCAG CTGCAATATTTCCTGCCCGTTTGGTTTCTATGGAGCCAACTGTTCCTCTCCGTGCCCCTGCCCGGAGGGGCCCTGCCACCCTGCCTCTGGGACCTGTGAACTGG GGTTTCAAGGCCAGGGCGCCCTCCTCGCTGGCATCCTGGTTcccctcctgctgctgctcctgggCATCGTGGCCTGtgtctcctgctgctgctgggcaGCTCAGCCTGACCCCAAGGACAG GCTGGCCAGAGATGGGGCCACTGTGTCCAGAGTAAAGCTGCAGGTCAGGGGGGCCCTGAGCAGCCTGGGCTCGGCACTGCCCTGCGGCTCCCTCAGCAATCACAAGCTGCCTCGGGTCACAG TGTCCCACCATGACCCCGAGATCCCCTTCAATCACAGCTTCATTGAGCCGCCCTCGGCAGGCTGGGCCTCCGACGACTCCTTCTCTTCTGACCCCGACTCTGGGGAAGAGGATGAGGACCCCGCTTACTGCGTGCCACCCCAACAAG aggaggaaTTCCAAGAGACTCATCAGGCAGGAAGACCCCCGTCTGCGCCAGATGATGCATCGGCCCCTTTTGCCATCCCCCGGACGTCCAGCCTGGCCCGAGCCAAGCGGCCATCTGTGTCCTTTGCTGAAGGCACCAAGTTCGGGCCCCAGAGCTCCCAGGGCTCCGCGGAGCTGGCCAGCCCCTCCAGAAAGCCCAAGAGACTGTCGCGCGCGGCCCAGCCCCCAGCCGAAGGGCAGGAGGCCGAGGGACTCGAGGGTCCCGAGCGGCCGCAGGAGCCTCCCAGCCCTGCTGCTGCGCAGGGGGATTTGTCGGGGGGCCCCCGGAGGCTCCCTCCTGGGGGCAGGACTGTGGCCCAGAGGGTGGAGGCCATTGAGAGTGGCGGCAGGGGAAGCCCAGGCCCCGTGACCACCATCTACATGTTGGCGGGGACGCCCGGGGCAGCCGCGGGGCCCGTGCGGGCCGTCCTCCGACGCTTCGGCAGCTTCCAGAAGGGCCGCGCGGAGCCCAAGGCCAAGGGCAGCATGCCCAAGCCTCCTCGCCGGGCCCTGAGCCGGGATAGGGGCACCCTGGGCCCTCCCCCCGCTCCCAGCCCTGCCTCCCCCCGGGGCCCGGAGCCTTCTCACACAGCAGGCAGCCAGGGGGAGGGGCCGGGCGGCCCCAAGAGCCCGGCGGACACGGCGGGGGGAGCCCCAGGGGACGGCCCCCACGTGCTGGCGGAGGCCGAGGAGGAGCCTCAGTACGAGAATGTGCAGCCGGGCGGCCCCCCGTGCTGA
- the RILP gene encoding rab-interacting lysosomal protein: MEPASAARPRPELVYQLAGALGTELQRLASRFGPGAAAGLVPHVVRALELLEGAAAGAPRGPEEEAGESLGDEQRDEWPPGAGTGGRGRAAPPSDERLLLRQLKQVTDRQRDQLRAQSRDLQLRGQEVEALQEQLQRLLRVNGELRCKLAAVQVQLRAAQQRAAEGEGAPAPARVREAPEGTVSGRAAPGSCGRAGGRSPEGFSREEVSRILQERNELKANVFLLQEELNYYQRELLADHRVPGLLLDAMKLTVKKQRRKIKAKMLGTPDAPGSSDDDDDDDDDEDDDTDASWLPPPSVEGTSPPATPGSRIRSFFSFWYWGNPEPSPELPQSEAVTHPPEELPPPPPASSGGTP, from the exons ATGGAGCCGGCGTCGGCGGCCCGGCCCAGGCCGGAGCTCGTGTACCAGCTGGCCGGGGCCCTGGGGACCGAGCTACAGAGGCTTGCCAGCCGCTTCGGGCCTGGGGCGGCCGCCGGGCTGGTGCCTCATGTGGTGCGGGCGTTGGAGCTGCTGGAGGGGGCGGCGGCGGGGGCGCCCCGCGGGCCAGAGGAGGAGGCGGGGGAATCGCTGGGGGACGAGCAGCGGGACGAGTGGCCGCCAGGAGCCGGAACAGGCGGGAGGGGGAGGGCAGCGCCTCCCTCTGACGAGCGGCTCCTGCTGCGGCAGCTGAAGCAAGTGACGGACCGGCAGCGAGACCAGCTCCGTGCGCAGAGCCGGGACCTGCAGCTCCGCGGCCAGGAGGTGGAGGCG TTGCAGGAGCAGCTGCAGCGACTCCTGCGGGTCAACGGGGAGCTCCGGTGCAAGCTGGCCGCCGTGCAGGTCCAGTTGCGGGCCGCGCAGCAGAGGGCAGCCGAGGGGGAGGGGGCTCCTGCCCCGGCCCGGGTCCGGGAGGCACCCGAGGGCACCGTGAGTGGTAGGGCAGCCCCTGGGTCCTGTGGGCGTGCAGGAGG GAGAAGCCCCGAAGGCTTCAGCCGAGAAGAGGTCAGCCGGATCCTGCAGGAGCGCAATGAGCTCAAAGCGAACGTGTTCTTGTTGCAGGAGGAGCTGAATTATTACCAGCG GGAGCTGCTCGCTGACCACCGCGTCCCGGGGCTCCTGCTCGATGCCATGAAGCTGACCGTGAAGAAACAGCGCAGGAAGATCAAGGCCAAGATGCTGGGGACCCCCGACGCCCCGGGGAGCAG CGACgatgacgacgacgacgacgatgaCGAGGATGATGACACTGACGCCTCGTGGCTGCCGCCTCCCAGCGTGGAGGGGACGAGCCCCCCCGCAACCCCCGGATCCAGAATCAGGAGTTT CTTCAGCTTTTGGTATTGGGGAAACCCAGAGCCTTCCCCAGAGCTGCCACAAAGCGAAGCCGTCACCCACCCCCCGGAGGAGCTGCCACCGCCTCCCCCTGCGTCCTCAGGGGGGACCCCATGA